Within Paenibacillus sabinae T27, the genomic segment GAATTTAAAACTGCCCAAAGGTGAAATCACGGTATTTGTCGGGAGCAACGGTTGCGGCAAGTCTACGCTGCTCCGATCCTTGGCTCGTTTATTGAAGCCGCTAAGAGGCGCGATCGTGTTGGATGGGCAGAAGATCTCCTCCATGCCAACCAAAGAAGTGGCCAAGCGATTGGCTATTCTCCCCCAAGGGCCTATTGCGCCAGAGGGATTAACCGTGCATCAACTCGTTAGGCAGGGGCGGTATCCGCATCAAAATTGGCTGAAACAGTGGTCTCAAGAGGATGAGAAGAAAGTACAGAAGGCATTGGAGGATACCAATTTAACAGCATTCGCCGATCGTTCCGTTGATTCGCTGTCGGGAGGACAGCGGCAGAGAGCCTGGATTGCGATGACCCTTGCACAGGACACCGACATTATTTTGCTGGATGAGCCTACAACTTATTTGGACATGACTCATCAAATCGAAATCTTAGACCTGTTGTTTGATCTGAATGAGGAAGAAAATCGGACGATCATCATGGTTCTACACGACTTGAATCTGGCTTGCCGGTATGCACATCATATTGTGGCTATTAAGGATCAGCAAGTGTATGCACAAGGTCAGCCGGAGCATGTGATTACAGAAGCGCTGGTCAAAGATGTGTTTCAATTAAATTGTGAAATCGTGCAGGACCCTCTTTATGGATCGCCTATGTGTATCCCTCATGGTAAAGGCAGAAGAAAAATCCAAATGGGCGCCGACGAGATTGTGACGCCGAAGAGTATTTAATCAAGGAAGCGAAGAGAATGGATTACCAACGGCGCTTTGTCTGAGCCTTCCTTCCGGGAACGGGAACCGGACGGGCTCTGCCCTGTCCGGCGGACTTCATGCTTAATAATTTCAAGCCGATTTCATTTCTGTTGAAAAATATGTATTGTCCTCTCGCTCAATTCATGCTATATTACTTTTTGTGCCCGCAATGTTTTACATCATACGCGGTCGTGGCGGAATTGGCAGACGCGCACGGTTCAGGTCCGTGTGGGCTAACCCCCCGTGGAGGTTCGAGTCCTCTCGACCGCATATCTAAATAGATAACTGCAGGTACAATCCTTGAGCAGCTCTTCAATTATGAAGAGCCTTTTTCTTTTTTTCGGCGGTCTATTTTATTGGAAAAGAAGTGAAGTTATGATTCAACCGAACGTGAAGGTGAAGCAGGGATTTCTCGATAAATATTTCTCCGGCGAGGCGATTGATTACCGGCAGATTATCTCGCTGTTCATCCCGATTCTGATTGATCAGGCGTTCGTGGTCGGCCTTAATCTGATCAACACGGCCATGATCAGCTCGGCGGGGGTAGCAGCGGTCAGCGCGGTCAACATGATTGACTCGCTCAATATTTTTCTCATCAGCGTGTTGATTGCGGTAGCGACTGGTGGAACGGTTGTTGTGGCCCAGTATAAAGGAAGCGGCAACCTTCTGATGGTCTCCAAGGCCACCGCCGGAGCCGTGTCCTCAGTGTCTCTGCTCGCGCTGTTTGTCGGGCTGTTCGGCATACTGTTTCATGGCCCGTTGCTTCATCTGCTGTTCGGCGCAGCTGAACCGGATGTTATGGCCAATGCCCGGACATATTTGATCGGAAGCAGTATATCCTACCTGGGAATTGCCGTCGTGGAAGCAGTATGCGGAGCCCTCAGGGGCACCGGAAGAACGCGGGCGTCGCTGGTGCTGTCTCTGATCATGAACCTGATTTATGTACTCCTCAATCTCGTGTTCATCAATCTTTTGCAGATGGGCGTTCTCGGCATGACAATCTCCATCAATGCTGCCCGGTATTTGGGGGCCGCTTGCGCGCTGTATTATTTGTTCCGAATGGACAGCAGCCTGCACATCAAAATCCGCGATATTCTAACTTTCAATTTATCCATGCTGAAAAAAATCATGTTTATCGGTTTGCCGTTCGCAGCGGAGCAGATGTTTTTTAACGGGGGCAAAATTTTGACCCAAATCTTCATCGTCAGTCTTGGAACGTATGCCATTGCCACCAATGCGATTTGCTCCGCTCTGGCCGGAGTGATGCAAATCCCCGCGAATGCGCTCGCTTTGACGATTATTACGGTAGTCGGTCAGTGCATAGGTAGGGAAAATGTCCGGGATGCGAGAAAATTCACCAAATCCTTTATTGTTGCCTCCTCGCTTTCCTTTGCAGTCATGGGGCTATTGATCCTGCCGCTGTTTAATCCGCTCGTATCGCTGTTTAATCCTCCGGCCGAAATTGTGGACGATATTTTCTGGATCGTGCTGATCAATACACTTGCCCAAATCCCGCTGTGGTCGCTCAGCTTTATCATGCCTTCCGCGCTCAGAGCGGCGGGGGATTCGAAATTTACGTCCATCGTTTCCATGCTGTCCATGTGGCTGTTCCGCGTCGTGCTCGGTTATATTTTGGGGATCGTTCTGCATTTGGGCATTCTCGGCGTCTGGCTCGCGATGGATTGCGAATGGGCCGTACGGGGCGCGATCTTCCTGAAGAGATTTCTCGGCAAAAAGTGGTATCAGCACCGGCTTATTTAACAATTGTGTTAAACTCTCGCTGTGGAGGCCCGGAATCATTGCTCGGGATAGAGGGACTGCCTTATGATGGATGTAATCAATCCGTCTAAAGGGGGTACATTAAATGGCGCAAATTATTTTCTATACGAAAAATGGCTGTATGGGGGGCGCCCGCCAAAAGGCGCTGCTCGAGAGTTATGGTCACACGGTGGAGGAGCGGTCGCTGCTTGATACGGAATGGACACCTGAAACGCTGCAGCCGTATCTGGCCGGCCTTGAGCTGAAAGACTGGTTCAACCCGAACGCCCCCTCGGTCAAAGCGGGCCGGGTCGTCCCGGGAGCTCTTTCCCGGGAGGAGACGCTGGAGCTGTTATGCAGCGACCCGATTCTGATCAAGCGCCCGCTGATCAACACCGGCAGTCAGGTTTTTGCGGGATTCGATTCGGAATACCTGAAGGAGATCGGTCTCTGTGAAGTTCCCTCGGGATACAATACAGGGTGCCAGATGAAAGACCAGGGAAGCGCCTGCTCGTCTTCCGAGGCGTGAAGGACGCCGGGAAACCAATAATCGAAGCGTGGGGAATGAGAGAGTGCCTTTTTAGGCGCTCTTTTTTTCGGTTGGCTGGCAGGTTGCCGCTGGACGGCGGCCTGAAGGTTCGGGAGCACCTAATGTTAACTTAGCTCCCGTGTTTTCCGAAGCTTTGTTGAACAGCCTTGGTATTTGATTGTGCAGGCAGTATAGTGTTTGTTAATTACTCTGGCGATCAAGAAGAACCACCCGGCGATGCGCATTTGAAGTATAAATAGTACGAAATAAAGAGGAGGCAGGCGAATGCCGAACAGGATTGCGATTGGCAGCAGCGACGGGCAATGGATCGACCAGCATTTTGGCAGCTGTGAGCAGTTTGTGGTTTATGATGTATCCGCGGCGGGTGATTGGACGCTGGTGGAAGTACGCACAACGGGAAGCGAAGGCTTCACCGGCAGGCACAGCCAGGAGCAGTTGAACCAAATTATAGCTCTTATATCCGATTGCAGCACCGTGCTTGTCAGCCGGCTCGGCATGGGGGCCTCGGAGGAGCTTAAGGAGCGCGGGATTGCGTTCAGCACCGATTATATCTCATTAAAGCATGCCCAGGAGAAGCTGGTTACGGTTTGAGTTCAAGACCTCCGCCGTTTCGTGATGTTATCTGAAGCGGAGGTTGTGCCTTCTGTGTTTTTTGCTGAAACGATACAATCGATTCAATCATAGCGCTTTCAGCCTGCGTGTTCATACTCTGTGGTTGGTCCCGGACACTTCGGCCACCTTGGACACTTTCGGCAGTAGTTCGCGATAAACGTCCAGCATCTCTTCCGCCATGCGTCCGGTACGGTAGAAGTCAAGTCCGATGCCGGAGCGGACCCGGTAGCGCCGCCGCATGACGTCGTCGGAGAGGAGCCGGTCGATCGCATCCGCGAGCGCTTTGGCGTTTCTGGGCGGCACCAACAGGCCGGATTCTCCGTGATCCAGCGCCTCGGGAATGCCGTCCACCTCTGTCGCGACGATCGCGCAGCCCGATTCCCTGGCTTCAATCAGGACGAGCCCGAACGGCTCCTTGTGGGAGGCCAGGACAAATACATCGGCCGCTTTCATCCACCGGCGGCTTTCAGCCTGAAAGCCGGCGAATCGGATGCGGCCGGAGAACGGGGAAGCGGAGGCCCGCTCTTCGAACTTTGCCCGGTCCGGTCCGTCGCCTACGATATACAGCCTGGCGTCCGGATGGCTGCCCGCAAGGAGATCGAATGCGTCAATGAGGTCGGAGATCCCTTTGCGCTCGTACATACCGGCAACCGTAACAATAGCACGCCCTTCCAGAGGCTGGGGGCTGAAATCCGCTTGGCGCGGGCTTCCGATCGAGCCGTTCAGAATGACGCGCAGCTTGTCCCGCTTGACGCTGCGGCCCGCCATGGCATCGCACACCGCCTGGCTGACGGCGATCACCCGGTCGCCGACTCTCATGAAATCGGCACTCTTTTGAAATTCGTTATGCACATGGGTTACGATCTTGTACTTGCGGAAGCCTCTCAGATAACGGGCGAAGAGCGCGCCGGTCATCATATGCGCATGAATGATATCAGGGGAGAAGTCCGCAACCATCCGTCTGAAATTAAAAACAGCCCGCAAGAGCTGGGCTGGCTTTCTCGTCTGGTCCAGTCGGTAGTGACGAATGTGATTTCGGGCAAGAAGCTCTTCGTACTGGCCGCCTCCCGATATGATTCCTACCTCATGATTTCTTGCAGTCTGCTCGCAGGCCAGGTCGATCATCACGTTGACGATACCGTTGCCCGACTCTTTGACATGATTGGCAATATGAAGGATACGCACCAAGGTCCCCTCCTTATACAGGCCGTTTCTCGCTTTCGATGACATAGACCGGCTTCTCGCGCTTTTTCTCCCGGCCGTACAGCTCATACAGCTTGATTTCCTTGAGGAACTCATAATACATCCAGAAAAAAGCGACGCTGAACCCGGCAATACCTTTCGTAATCATCTTGCGGACGAACAGGGTATAGACGAACTTGGCGGGCGGACGGAACAGAAGCCTCATCAGGCTGAACGGCCGCTGCTTGTCATATTCTTTTCTCGCCTCGAGATCGGTGTATTTATTGAAGCGCTGCACATGGTCCTGGATGCTGCGGTACCCGTGATGCCAGAGCGTACCCGCAAGGCATGGCACGGCGGAAGGGTCGACATCCGGGCCTTCGTGAACAAGGACATCCTTCATCCGCACTTCATCTTTCTTGTACAGCCTCACGAGGTGCTCGCCCCTTGGCATCCACTTGCCGAGAAAATCGCCGATCCGGTAGACCGTATAGGCCTTTATCTCATTTTCCGGCTGCGCCTTCCAGTTCAAAAGCGATTGCTGCAGCTCCTCGCTGACTTCTTCATCTGAATCAATAAAAAAGATCCACTTGCTGGGAGCCACGTCGGCCCCGAATATACGCTGCTTCGCGTACCCCGGCCAAGGATTATGGTAGACGCTGCAGCCCAGACGCTCGGCGATCAGAACCGTTCCATCTGTGCTGCCTCCGTCGACGACGACGATATCATCCGCAAAAGGGCGGCAGGAGAGTATAGCTTGCTCGATTTTCTCCTCTTCGTTCTGAGTGATAATCACAACAGATAATCGTTTGGTGTCAGTCAAGGGTTGGTTCACCTCTTTCGGGTTATTCGCCAGCTAAAATGTAACGGAATTTAAGTGTTGTATGTTTATATTTTTCATAATAAATGGTTTTAGCTTTAGTTTAATCCTTAACCGGAATAAGTGTATATACTACAATAGTTCACCTTATATTCATCCGATGGGGTGAGGGGAAATTGTTACAAATTCATTAAAACATGAAAAGCAGGCATTCAGGTCATTGACGCCGAACGGGTGAAAACAATATAATCCTATCAAGTAAGTTGGAATTAACCAATCTTGCCTTGTGAAAGAATGCACCATCCATATCTTTAAACCCGAGCGGATCACCGCAGGCCTTGCTTTCTCTTTAAGAGGAATGTGGGGCTTTTTTTGTAGAATTGTGAAGGTTGCTGGCGTCATATGAGATAGGTACAAGTCGTTTGAAGCTTCAAAACCTAGTATTCGCATTGAAAATATCATATTAAAAAGGAGTGATTCCCAGGTGTCCCGTTATCCTTTGATCTCATCCGGCACAATCATCGAAAGTACCCCTGAGGAGAGTGTCCAGTCGCCTATTATATCCATACGGCAGCTCGGTAAATCTTTTCAGTCCGGGGCCGGCAAGAAAGCCGTTCGATACCAGGTGCTGAAAGACGTCGATCTGAGCATCAACAAGGGGGAGTTTTTTATCCTTTTGGGCCCGAGCGGCTGCGGCAAGTCCACACTGCTTAACCTGATTGCCGGATTTGAGAAGCAGACCGAGGGTGAGCTGCTTGTAGGTGGCGAGGTGGTCGACCGTCCCGGAAAAGAGCGCGCGATGGTGTTTCAGCACCCGGATGCCTCTTTATTCCCCTGGCTGAACGTAAGAGAGAATATCGAGTTCGGCCTGCGCATGCAGGGGATGAGGAAAGGGGAGCGCAAAGCGATATCCGACCGGTACATCGAACTGGCGGGACTAACGGGACATGAGCGCAAATTTCCGCGAGAGCTGTCGGGGGGCATGAAGCAGCGGGTGCAGATCGCCAGAGTGCTCGCCAACGAGCCGGACATTCTGCTGATGGACGAACCGCTGGGGGCGCTCGACGCATTCACCCGCAGAGTCATGCAGGAGGAGCTGGTGCGAATCTGGTCGGAGACGAAGAAGACGATCATTTTCGTCACGCATGACATTCAGGAAGCGGTGCTGCTCGGCGGCCGGATCGGGATCATGTCCATCGGGCCGGACTCGCGGGTATTCGAAATCATGGACAATCGCCTGGAGTATCCCCGTGATTTGACCTCGCGGGAATTTAATCTGATACAGAAGAAGCTGCAGGGTATTTTTCAAGACGATCTATATTTTCATTTGTAAAAAAGAAAGGAGGAAAACGCATGCGTTATGTTCGGAAGGGTCTGCAGATGGGAATTGTCTCCTGGCTGCTGTTCCTGATTCTGTGGCAGATTTTCGCCATGAACTCGAATCAGGACTATTTTCCAACTCCCGTACAGACGTTTCGCGGAGCGGTTGAACTGATTGCCGACAATTCGCTGGTCACTTATGTCTTTATCAGCTTTAAACGGGTGCTGCTCGGATGGCTGCTTGGCAGTCTGCTGGGCATTCCGGCGGGCCTCTTGATCGGCAGGTTCAAATGGCTCCGGCAGCTCGTCGAGCCTTATCTGAACTTCTTCCGGTTCATTCCGGCCCTGGCCTTTATCACTTTGTTCATTCTGTGGTTTGGGATCGGCGAGCAGTCGAAGGTCATTCTCATTATGTATGCGACGCTGTTCATCGTCATTCTGAACACGGCGGCCGGCGTAGTGAATGTCGAGGATGACAAAATTCGCTCGGCAAGGTCGCTGGGAGCCTCGGAGCGGCAGATTTTGATCCATGTGATTATTCCCGCCGTCGTTCCCGCCTTCTTTAACGGGGTCCGGCTGGCGATGGGGAATTCATTCATGGCCATTGTCGGCGCGGAGATGATTGCGGCCAACGAAGGGGTTGGCTATCTCATCTGGACTTCGCGGCTGTACTCCAAGACGGACTGGATTTTCGTCGGACTGCTTCTGCTCGGACTGATGGGCTTTACCGGGGATCAGCTGCTGCGCTGGCTGGGAAAGACCTCGCTCAAGCGCTATGGTATTGCCAAAGAAACAAGATTTGGAAGGTAAAATTCGAAAGTAACCTATGGGGGGACAAGAAAAGTGAGAAACAAGCAAAGCCGGATTTGGAAAGCAGTGGCGGGAGCCATGTTGTTGACGGGAATACTGGTATCGCTGTCGGGCTGCGGAGACGCCAAGGCGGAGAATAAAGAAGCTTCGGGCGCTCCGGCTCTGCAGAAGGTACGCGTTGGGGGAGATTCCGCCATATTCTCGCTGCAATTTCGGGTAGCCAAGGAGCAGGGGATCTTTGAAAAGAACGGAATTGACGCCGAAATATCGACCTTCTCCTTTGGGATCGACACGCTGAATGCGGTGCTGACCGACCGGGTGGACGTCGGGGAGGCGATGGACTATGCGGCGCTTAGCGCGATTTCCAAAGGAGATCTCAAGGTATTGTCCTTGTTCAATTCGCCGAAAGCGACCAGTTCGAAGCTCTTTGCGAGAGACGGAATCAGCAAGCCGGAGGATCTGGTGGGCAAGAAGCTCGGCGTACAGAAAGGAACTGTGAACGAGTACATTTGGGGCAAATATTTTGAAACGTTCCATATCGACCCAAAGGCCGTTACTCTCGTCCCGCTGCAATCGACGGCTGAAATATTGGCGGCATACGACAGAGGAGACATTCAGGCCGCCTGGTTCGGCACCGCGTTCTTCGACAAGGCCGAGAAGGTAAAGGGCTCGGCAGCGCTTAACGACCAATCCGCCATTAACGTCCGCACGAAGGGATTTTTGGTCGCCAAGGGTTCCCTGATCAAGGATCATCCCGAAATCTCGGCGGAACTGAACAAGTCGCTGGCAGAGGCTTCCCAGTATATTATCGCTCATCCGGAAGAGGCCGCCGAACTGGCGTTCAAAGAATTGAAGATTCCCAAGGAAAACGCCCTGAATGAAATTAAGAATCAATGGGATTTTGATGTCCGCTTCAAACAGGAGGACTATGACCAGCTGAAACAGATCAAGGAATGGAGCATTGCCAACGGCTATATCGAGCAGGATTTCAATCTTGACGACAAGCTGGCTCTGGATGGTCTGAAGGAAGCTTTCCCGGACAAAGTCGATATTAAGTAAAAGTCGATATTAAGTAAAAAAAGGAGATGCATACCAATGAGTGATTTGAAAAACCGGCTGCATGAGGAGCTTGCAGTCAAGAACGCCTGTCAGGTTGAAGGCATTAACGCCGACCCCGCCATTTTTGAAGGAGTAGGGCTGGGTGACGTCTACCAGGAGCAAATCCAGACGTTGTTCGACTACAATCTGCATAATCATACAGGGGTGGTTCTCCCGGTATGCTTCTATACCCCGGGTGGACTGCGGGTAGCCTACCGCTGGAACGACCGCTCTCCGTACAAGCTGCGCAGAGAGGGCAACCAGTTCATCCTGTATAATGAGCGTAAGGAGCTGTTTCAGGTAACACTGAAGAAACGCCCCAAATATTACAGTCTGAAAACCTCCGACGGCGCCAACATGAATCAGGTAGCGACTCATAACGGAGAAGGGGCTATCTTCGTCTCCTACAGCAACGAGTGCTTCCTGAAGGAAACCGGCCATGACTGCAAATATTGCAACATCAACTATACGCATGATACGTATGGGGAAGAGCATGGCGTAAGCTGGAAGTATCCGCGCCAGATTGGCGAAACGGCTGCGGTTGCTTACAAAGAGGGAGCCAAGCATATTACCATCAGCGGAGGATTCATCCCTGAACGGCGGGAGATTGATTACTACTTCGACGTGGCGGAGGCGATTCAGGAGCATACCGGCCTTCAGGACTTCAATGGCACAGCCGTAATCGGCGCGCCGCTGGACCTCAGCATCCTGGAGCGTTACAAAGATGCCGGCTACCGCACGGTTGCCATGAACCTCGAAATATGGGACAAAAACATTTTCAATTCCGTCTGCCCCGGAAAGGTTCTTCACTGCGGCGGCTGGGATCATTGGGTTAAAGCGCTGGAACGGGCCGCGGTCGTCTTCGGGCATGGCCGCGTCCGCTCCAACTTTGTCGGCGGCATGGATACGAAGAAATCGACGCTGGAAGGCATTAAATATCTCGCCTCCCAGGGGGTTATCGCCTATGCCGGGGCCTGGATTCCGAATCTCGGTTCGGAGTATGAGGGCCACCGGTCTCCGCTTCCGGAGTGGCATTTGGACCTCGCGTACAAGACCGTCGATATTTTCCGCGGCGCCGGGTTCACCTATGAACAGCTGTACGACTCCAGCGCTTCGGCTGACGGGATTTGGAACGATATTTACAAGATTGAGGATGAGCAGCTGCCGGTATTCCATAGCGAGACGGCTGCGGTCTAATTTACAGCAACAACCGGGAGGCGCTCAGCCGTGTTACAGGTCTGAGCGCCTCCCGGCCGTTTTAGCCGCTGTATAACGAACTAGGCTGCGCATCGCGATTACAGGTGAGGGATTCTCTCTCCTGACCGTTCCCGCCTTACCCCGCCAGCTCCTTGCCGTTATACATGTATATTTTCTCCTGCCCGTCGACGACGGTCTTCAAATGCACATTTCGTCCCCACAGCCGGTGAACGAGGGGAAGCGTGCGTTCGACGTATTTGCGGTCGAGCTCGAGGCCCTCAAAGCGGTTGTCCAGCAGCAGCTCGCCCCGGCCATGCAGGTCGTCGTCCTTGACCGTAAGGTAAGGGAAACCGCCGTTGGTCCGGGATCGAATCAGATTGTCCTTAATTTCCTCTACGTCTTTCGCCGTCACTCTGTACACCTGATCTTCCTGCTTGAAGACGAACAGATCCATCTTTTCCGCCAGTTCCTGCGTCAGATAGTTGCGGATGAACGATACGTCCGATTCCGTCTCGCGGATCTCGAACAGCGCCTGGGGGCCTTCCTTCTTCTCGATATGCCGGAGCATCATGAGACCGAGATAGTAGGGGTTGATTCTGCCCGGGGAAGGCTGGATGACGCCGGCATTCATTTTGGCAAACTCGACGATCTCCGAATCGCTGAGGTCCAGCTCGCGGACAAGCTTCAGATGCCAGTAGCTGGCCCAGCCCTCATTCATAATCTTCGTCTCCATCTGCGGCCAGAAATACAACATTTCGGCGCGGAGCATGTACAAAATTTCCCGTTGCCACTCCTCCAGATACCGGCTGTTCCCTGCGATAAAGCCGATGACATCCTTCACGCCTCCGTCCGTTTCGCGGAAGCCTTCCGTTCGACCGAACCGGACAAACGGGTCGACATGCTCCTGAATGGCGATGCCCGCGTCCAGAAAGGTCTCGACTTCGTCCGCGCCGTATTCGTGGCTAAAATGCTCGATGCGGTCGGCGAATACAGCCATCCGGTCCACCATCTGCCGGTCTGTGCCGGCGAACATGGCGTTATTTTTGAAGAAATCGCTGTGACCCAGCACATGTGCCACAATCAGCTTGTTCTGAAGCAGGGTGTTGCTGTCTAGCAGGAACGCGTAGCAGGGGTCGGAATTGATGACCAGCTCGTAGATTTTGCTCAGCCCGTGATCATATTCCGTCTTCATGCGCTGATAGGCTTTGCCGAAGCTCCAGTGCGCGAACCGGGTCGGCATCCCGTAGGCTCCGATGGAATACAGCACTTCCGCCGGGCAGACCTGGTAGCGCATCGGAAAGAAATCGAGCCCGTTCTCAAGTGCCAGCTCCGTCAAGCGCTCCGCTGCTTGTTCCAACTGCTCCGCATCGTGATCAATCATAAGCGCTGCTCCTCCTGTCTTATACGGCGGCCTTGCGTTTCGCAGCTTCCGCTGCCGCAAAGGCCGCCGCCGATTTTTGGCTGGGGCCAGTCAGGCACCCCGCCATGACTTCAAAGCTCGGGTCCGCTTCGTGCCAGCTTCAGCTCGCCTCCACCTCGTCGCCGAAGAAAGCCTTCAGCGTCTTGAACACATCCTCTTTCTCCTTCAGGATAGACCGGATAAAGGCGGGTGAGTTCAGACCGGACAATGAGTCCCAGAGACGTTTGCTTCCGTAGATATGCTGCCGGATTTCGCCGTAGCCGAGCACATTGACTTTGTCCAGAAGGTCGCCTACAAGCTTTACGGTCGTCCCGTTGTCGCTGTCAAGGTTGTCGCCGTCCGAGAAATGAAAGGCATAGGCGTTGTATTGGCCCGGAGGGTAATCCTTCTCCAGAATGTTCAGCGCCAGTTCGTAGACCGAGGAGCATTTCGTGCCGCCGCTTTCGCCTTTGCGGAAGAAGGATTCCTCGTCCACCTCTTTGGCCTCCGTGCAGTGCGATAGAAACCGGATCTGCACGTTCTCGTATTTGGTCCGCAGGAAGCGGACCATCCAGAAAAAGAAGCTGCGGGCCACATATTTCTCGAAGCTGCCCATGGAGCCCGACGTATCCATCATGGCAAGCACGACGGCCGAGGACTGGGGCTTCCGGACATCCTCCCAAGTCTTGAACCGCAGATCCTCGCCGATAATCGGGCCAAGAACCGGCGCCCCTCCGGAATCCGGCAAAGCGCCGGGGATTTCCATCGATTGGTACCCAAGCGTCAGTCCGAGCCGCGCCGCCGTTTCGGCCAAAGGATTCGCCCCCGAACCCGGACCGGCTCCGGCATTCCCGCCGCCGGTATCATAGCCGCCGTAATCGGCAGACGATTCCGACCAGGCCGCCGCGCCGGGCGTTCCCTGAAGTCCGCTGCTCAGCGCCTGGCGTTTGATCGCCTCGAAGATCGTCCGCTTTTTATCGACATTCGAGATCATGCCCTGCTTGCGGACGTCTTCGAACCGGACATCTTCTACGGTCATATCCGGCGCGGCCTTCGGCTTGAGCTTCGGCAGCTTCAAGTCCTCGAATACGAGCTCGGCCAGCTCATCAATCGTCAGCTCCGCCTCGTAATAGTCGGTTCCCGGCTGATCGCCCGCTTCGCGTCCCTTGCCCGGGCCGT encodes:
- a CDS encoding ABC transporter ATP-binding protein; the protein is MTALETKDLTLAYREKPVINGLNLKLPKGEITVFVGSNGCGKSTLLRSLARLLKPLRGAIVLDGQKISSMPTKEVAKRLAILPQGPIAPEGLTVHQLVRQGRYPHQNWLKQWSQEDEKKVQKALEDTNLTAFADRSVDSLSGGQRQRAWIAMTLAQDTDIILLDEPTTYLDMTHQIEILDLLFDLNEEENRTIIMVLHDLNLACRYAHHIVAIKDQQVYAQGQPEHVITEALVKDVFQLNCEIVQDPLYGSPMCIPHGKGRRKIQMGADEIVTPKSI
- a CDS encoding MATE family efflux transporter, producing the protein MIQPNVKVKQGFLDKYFSGEAIDYRQIISLFIPILIDQAFVVGLNLINTAMISSAGVAAVSAVNMIDSLNIFLISVLIAVATGGTVVVAQYKGSGNLLMVSKATAGAVSSVSLLALFVGLFGILFHGPLLHLLFGAAEPDVMANARTYLIGSSISYLGIAVVEAVCGALRGTGRTRASLVLSLIMNLIYVLLNLVFINLLQMGVLGMTISINAARYLGAACALYYLFRMDSSLHIKIRDILTFNLSMLKKIMFIGLPFAAEQMFFNGGKILTQIFIVSLGTYAIATNAICSALAGVMQIPANALALTIITVVGQCIGRENVRDARKFTKSFIVASSLSFAVMGLLILPLFNPLVSLFNPPAEIVDDIFWIVLINTLAQIPLWSLSFIMPSALRAAGDSKFTSIVSMLSMWLFRVVLGYILGIVLHLGILGVWLAMDCEWAVRGAIFLKRFLGKKWYQHRLI
- a CDS encoding ArsC/Spx/MgsR family protein, which gives rise to MAQIIFYTKNGCMGGARQKALLESYGHTVEERSLLDTEWTPETLQPYLAGLELKDWFNPNAPSVKAGRVVPGALSREETLELLCSDPILIKRPLINTGSQVFAGFDSEYLKEIGLCEVPSGYNTGCQMKDQGSACSSSEA
- a CDS encoding NifB/NifX family molybdenum-iron cluster-binding protein → MPNRIAIGSSDGQWIDQHFGSCEQFVVYDVSAAGDWTLVEVRTTGSEGFTGRHSQEQLNQIIALISDCSTVLVSRLGMGASEELKERGIAFSTDYISLKHAQEKLVTV
- a CDS encoding glycosyltransferase family 4 protein — encoded protein: MRILHIANHVKESGNGIVNVMIDLACEQTARNHEVGIISGGGQYEELLARNHIRHYRLDQTRKPAQLLRAVFNFRRMVADFSPDIIHAHMMTGALFARYLRGFRKYKIVTHVHNEFQKSADFMRVGDRVIAVSQAVCDAMAGRSVKRDKLRVILNGSIGSPRQADFSPQPLEGRAIVTVAGMYERKGISDLIDAFDLLAGSHPDARLYIVGDGPDRAKFEERASASPFSGRIRFAGFQAESRRWMKAADVFVLASHKEPFGLVLIEARESGCAIVATEVDGIPEALDHGESGLLVPPRNAKALADAIDRLLSDDVMRRRYRVRSGIGLDFYRTGRMAEEMLDVYRELLPKVSKVAEVSGTNHRV
- a CDS encoding glycosyltransferase family 2 protein; translation: MTDTKRLSVVIITQNEEEKIEQAILSCRPFADDIVVVDGGSTDGTVLIAERLGCSVYHNPWPGYAKQRIFGADVAPSKWIFFIDSDEEVSEELQQSLLNWKAQPENEIKAYTVYRIGDFLGKWMPRGEHLVRLYKKDEVRMKDVLVHEGPDVDPSAVPCLAGTLWHHGYRSIQDHVQRFNKYTDLEARKEYDKQRPFSLMRLLFRPPAKFVYTLFVRKMITKGIAGFSVAFFWMYYEFLKEIKLYELYGREKKREKPVYVIESEKRPV
- a CDS encoding ABC transporter ATP-binding protein; protein product: MIESTPEESVQSPIISIRQLGKSFQSGAGKKAVRYQVLKDVDLSINKGEFFILLGPSGCGKSTLLNLIAGFEKQTEGELLVGGEVVDRPGKERAMVFQHPDASLFPWLNVRENIEFGLRMQGMRKGERKAISDRYIELAGLTGHERKFPRELSGGMKQRVQIARVLANEPDILLMDEPLGALDAFTRRVMQEELVRIWSETKKTIIFVTHDIQEAVLLGGRIGIMSIGPDSRVFEIMDNRLEYPRDLTSREFNLIQKKLQGIFQDDLYFHL
- a CDS encoding ABC transporter permease, with product MRYVRKGLQMGIVSWLLFLILWQIFAMNSNQDYFPTPVQTFRGAVELIADNSLVTYVFISFKRVLLGWLLGSLLGIPAGLLIGRFKWLRQLVEPYLNFFRFIPALAFITLFILWFGIGEQSKVILIMYATLFIVILNTAAGVVNVEDDKIRSARSLGASERQILIHVIIPAVVPAFFNGVRLAMGNSFMAIVGAEMIAANEGVGYLIWTSRLYSKTDWIFVGLLLLGLMGFTGDQLLRWLGKTSLKRYGIAKETRFGR
- a CDS encoding ABC transporter substrate-binding protein, translating into MRNKQSRIWKAVAGAMLLTGILVSLSGCGDAKAENKEASGAPALQKVRVGGDSAIFSLQFRVAKEQGIFEKNGIDAEISTFSFGIDTLNAVLTDRVDVGEAMDYAALSAISKGDLKVLSLFNSPKATSSKLFARDGISKPEDLVGKKLGVQKGTVNEYIWGKYFETFHIDPKAVTLVPLQSTAEILAAYDRGDIQAAWFGTAFFDKAEKVKGSAALNDQSAINVRTKGFLVAKGSLIKDHPEISAELNKSLAEASQYIIAHPEEAAELAFKELKIPKENALNEIKNQWDFDVRFKQEDYDQLKQIKEWSIANGYIEQDFNLDDKLALDGLKEAFPDKVDIK